A region from the Mesorhizobium sp. J8 genome encodes:
- a CDS encoding acetyl-CoA C-acetyltransferase, with product MDAVYIVAAKRTPIGKLNGAFASLSAAELGGQLIQAMLADTQLAPDSVSEVIMGQVLTGGAGQNPARQAALKAGLPVSVPAMTVNKVCGAGQKSIHLAAQAIRCGDADCVIAGGQDSMTSAPHFIDGVRAGIRMGDRTVKDSMITDGLWDAFHQVHMGVTAESLAQRYRITREGQDRFALRSQEKADAAIQSGRFDDEIVPVSIKTRQGDVVIERDEHPNPTTTMEGLGRLRPVFDAAGTITAGNSSGLNDGAAAVLVMSEARMTELGLTPLARIASYASAGVEPMDMGLGPVAASRLALDKAGWRAADLDVMEINEAFAAQAIAVNREMGWNEGIINLSGGAIALGHPLAGSGCRIVVTLLHEMIRRDARKGLASLCIGGGQGVAICLER from the coding sequence ATGGATGCGGTTTATATCGTTGCCGCCAAGCGCACGCCCATCGGCAAGCTGAATGGCGCGTTCGCCAGCCTGTCGGCGGCGGAGCTGGGCGGGCAGCTTATCCAGGCAATGCTTGCCGATACCCAGCTCGCGCCCGATTCCGTCAGCGAGGTGATCATGGGCCAAGTGCTGACCGGCGGCGCCGGGCAGAACCCGGCGCGGCAGGCCGCGCTCAAGGCTGGCCTTCCGGTCAGCGTTCCCGCAATGACCGTCAACAAGGTGTGCGGCGCTGGCCAGAAGTCGATCCATCTCGCCGCGCAAGCCATTCGCTGCGGCGACGCCGATTGCGTGATCGCCGGCGGGCAGGATTCGATGACCTCGGCGCCGCATTTCATCGACGGTGTGCGCGCCGGCATCCGCATGGGCGACCGCACCGTCAAGGATTCCATGATCACCGACGGGCTGTGGGACGCCTTCCATCAGGTGCATATGGGCGTTACCGCCGAGTCGCTGGCGCAGCGCTACCGGATCACCCGCGAGGGACAGGACCGTTTCGCGCTGCGTTCACAGGAAAAGGCGGACGCCGCCATCCAGTCCGGCAGATTCGACGACGAGATCGTTCCGGTGTCGATCAAGACAAGGCAAGGCGATGTCGTCATCGAGCGCGACGAGCACCCCAATCCCACCACCACGATGGAAGGCCTTGGCCGGCTGAGGCCGGTCTTCGATGCGGCGGGGACGATCACGGCCGGCAACTCATCCGGCCTCAACGACGGCGCCGCCGCGGTCCTGGTGATGTCGGAGGCGCGGATGACCGAACTCGGGCTGACGCCCCTCGCCCGCATCGCGTCCTACGCTTCCGCCGGCGTCGAGCCGATGGACATGGGTCTCGGTCCCGTCGCCGCCTCACGCCTGGCGCTCGACAAAGCCGGCTGGCGCGCGGCCGACCTTGACGTGATGGAAATCAACGAAGCCTTCGCCGCACAGGCCATTGCGGTCAACCGAGAGATGGGCTGGAACGAGGGCATCATCAACCTGAGCGGTGGCGCCATCGCGCTCGGCCATCCGCTGGCCGGCTCCGGCTGCCGCATCGTGGTGACGCTGCTTCACGAGATGATCCGCCGTGATGCGCGGAAGGGCCTCGCCTCGCTCTGCATCGGCGGCGGCCAGGGCGTGGCGATCTGCCTGGAGCGGTGA
- a CDS encoding acetoacetate--CoA ligase encodes MSSVLWTPAPAAFQSSNLARFSMANGFDSREYEALHRWSIGDPGAFWRAVWDFAEVVGDPGAISFLRDDNAPMTGSRFLPEAKLNLAENLLRGDGERVAVIEADEGGHFRTITLGELRRLVARTADGLRAAGIGKGDCVGGILPNRVEGLVALLATLSIGAIWSSCSPDFGATAIVDRLGQIGVKVLFAAPRYRYAGKEHDISGRLAEIVAAMPTVTTLVLTGEPGFRPNCAADCISFDHFGGDAPLSFERAPFDHPAYVLYTSGTTGAPKAIVHRAGGVLLQHLKEHLLHGDVRPGDVMSWYTNTAWMMYHWLISGLACGASVVLYDGAPILKSADGLDPSPLWTMAERARVTHFGTSPKYLATLAAENYAPGRLHDLSPLRSLLSAGAPVSPAQFDWVYEHVKRDMIFSSISGGTEIIGCFLLGSPIHPVRRGELTVKGLGLAVAVMDERNAPVIGRQGDLVCTEPFPSMPLTFWGKDGDERYHATYFAARHEIWTHGDVAEMTAYGSGVIHGRSDTTLKPGGVRIGTAEIYAACENFAEIEDCLVFGAPVEGDEEIVLCVKLNDGYALTPELAAQIRGAIREGASPRHVPHRIHAVQAVPYTLNGKRVEGAARTTFEGKPVKNMASLANPACLEEYRTLDRSKAA; translated from the coding sequence ATGTCATCCGTGCTTTGGACGCCGGCGCCGGCCGCGTTCCAATCATCCAACCTTGCGCGCTTTTCGATGGCCAACGGCTTCGACTCGCGCGAGTACGAGGCGCTGCATCGCTGGTCGATCGGTGATCCCGGGGCCTTCTGGCGGGCGGTGTGGGATTTCGCCGAGGTCGTCGGCGATCCAGGCGCGATCTCCTTCCTGCGCGACGACAATGCGCCGATGACCGGGAGCCGCTTCCTGCCGGAAGCAAAGCTCAATCTTGCGGAAAACCTGTTGCGTGGCGACGGCGAGAGGGTCGCGGTTATCGAGGCCGACGAGGGCGGCCATTTCCGGACCATTACGCTTGGCGAGCTGCGCCGGCTCGTCGCTAGGACGGCCGACGGCCTGCGCGCGGCCGGTATCGGCAAGGGCGATTGCGTCGGTGGCATCCTGCCCAATCGCGTCGAGGGCCTCGTCGCGCTTCTGGCGACGCTCTCCATCGGTGCCATCTGGTCGTCCTGCTCGCCGGATTTCGGCGCCACCGCGATCGTCGACCGCCTCGGCCAGATTGGCGTCAAGGTGTTGTTCGCCGCGCCGCGTTACCGCTATGCGGGGAAGGAGCACGACATTTCCGGCAGGCTGGCCGAGATCGTCGCCGCGATGCCGACGGTCACGACGCTGGTGCTGACGGGCGAGCCGGGCTTTCGGCCAAACTGCGCGGCGGATTGCATTTCGTTCGACCATTTCGGCGGCGACGCTCCGCTCAGCTTCGAGCGCGCGCCCTTCGACCATCCCGCCTATGTGCTCTACACCTCCGGCACGACAGGCGCGCCGAAGGCGATCGTCCATCGCGCCGGTGGCGTGCTGCTCCAGCATCTGAAGGAGCACCTGCTGCACGGCGATGTTCGCCCCGGCGACGTCATGAGCTGGTACACCAACACCGCCTGGATGATGTATCACTGGTTGATCTCAGGCCTCGCCTGCGGCGCGAGCGTGGTGCTCTATGACGGCGCGCCGATCCTGAAATCGGCCGATGGCCTCGACCCCAGTCCGCTATGGACGATGGCCGAGCGTGCCCGCGTCACGCATTTCGGCACCAGCCCGAAATATCTGGCCACGCTTGCCGCCGAAAATTACGCGCCGGGGCGCCTGCACGACCTTTCGCCGCTGCGCTCGCTGCTGTCGGCCGGCGCGCCGGTTTCTCCAGCGCAGTTCGACTGGGTCTACGAGCATGTGAAGCGCGACATGATCTTCTCCTCCATTTCCGGCGGCACCGAGATCATCGGCTGCTTCCTGCTGGGATCGCCGATCCATCCTGTGCGGCGCGGCGAGCTGACGGTGAAGGGGCTTGGTCTGGCAGTCGCGGTGATGGACGAGCGCAATGCGCCGGTGATCGGCCGCCAGGGCGATCTCGTCTGCACCGAGCCCTTCCCGTCGATGCCGCTGACCTTCTGGGGCAAGGACGGCGACGAGCGCTATCACGCCACCTATTTCGCCGCGCGCCATGAGATCTGGACGCATGGCGACGTGGCTGAGATGACCGCTTACGGCTCCGGCGTCATCCACGGTCGCTCGGACACGACGCTGAAGCCCGGCGGCGTGCGCATTGGCACGGCGGAAATCTATGCCGCCTGCGAAAACTTTGCCGAGATCGAGGATTGCCTGGTCTTCGGCGCGCCGGTCGAAGGCGACGAGGAAATCGTGCTCTGCGTCAAGCTCAATGACGGCTATGCGTTGACCCCAGAGCTTGCCGCGCAAATCCGCGGCGCGATCCGCGAAGGGGCCTCGCCGCGCCATGTGCCGCATCGCATCCATGCGGTGCAGGCGGTGCCCTATACGCTGAACGGGAAACGCGTCGAGGGCGCCGCCCGCACCACGTTCGAAGGCAAGCCGGTCAAGAACATGGCTTCGCTCGCCAATCCGGCATGCCTGGAGGAATACCGCACGCTCGACCGGAGCAAGGCGGCATGA
- a CDS encoding cytochrome C oxidase subunit IV family protein produces the protein MSELRKLTFAYLGLLALLALTVGSSLIDLGGFNVALNLAIAAAKAALIGLLFMHLTGTLPRLAVAATGLWLIILFGLTVIGR, from the coding sequence ATGAGCGAATTGCGCAAACTCACCTTCGCCTATCTCGGGCTGCTCGCGCTGCTGGCGCTGACGGTCGGCTCATCCTTGATCGATCTCGGCGGTTTCAACGTCGCGCTCAACCTGGCGATCGCCGCTGCGAAGGCTGCCCTGATTGGCCTGCTATTCATGCATCTGACCGGGACGTTGCCTCGGCTTGCTGTTGCGGCCACCGGGCTTTGGCTGATTATCCTATTCGGATTGACTGTGATCGGCCGGTAG